One segment of Arvicanthis niloticus isolate mArvNil1 chromosome 5, mArvNil1.pat.X, whole genome shotgun sequence DNA contains the following:
- the Rusc2 gene encoding AP-4 complex accessory subunit RUSC2 isoform X2 — protein sequence MASRPNNANHLSPQALKWREYRRKNPLGPPGLSGSLDRRSQEARLARRNPIFEFPGSFGTTSHLNCRLNGQIAKPLSLTCPDLQDPFSLTEKPPAEFCLSPDGNSEAISIDILQKKGLVKAVNTAVDLIVAHFGTSRDPGIKAKLGNSSVSPNVGHLVLKYLCPAVQAVLEDGLKAFVLDVIIGQRKNMPWSVVEASTQLGPSTKVLHGLYNKVSQFPELTSHTMRFNAFILGLLNIRSLEFWFNHLYNHEDIIQTHYQPWGFLRAAHTVCPGLFEELLLLLQPLALLPFSLDVLFQHRLLQSGRQQRQHKELLRVSQDLLLSAHSTLQLARARGQEGPGDMDRVAPGERVKGVGASEGGEEDEEDAEEVAVVAGSSDHGKWARGGQAGWWYQLMQSSQVYIDGTAEGSRFPRSGSGEKKKGVGSGGLSQAPLPPPREGVVEGAEACPAPEEALGQERGWPFWMGSPPDSVLAELRRSREREGPVAPPTENEEGTAEPSPGGIKWGHLFGSRKAQREARPTNRLPSDWLSLDKSVFQLVAQTMGARREPEPRENLQESHPPAVPSKPPCEVQALCHHLATGPGQLSFHKGDILRVLGPAGGDWLRCSRGPDTGLVPLAYVTLTPTPSSPTRSSQN from the exons ATGGCCTCCAGGCCCAACAATG ccAACCACCTATCCCCTCAAGCCCTCAAGTGGCGGGAATACAGGAGGAAGAACCCATTAGGGCCACCCGGTTTGTCAGGAAGCCTAGATCGAAGGTCACAGGAAGCTCGGCTGGCCCGCAGGAACCCCATCTTTGAGTTCCCCGGTTCTTTTGGCACAACCAGCCATCTGAACTGCCGGCTGAATG gtCAGATTGCAAAGCCATTGTCATTGACCTGCCCTGACCTGCAGGACCCCTTCTCCTTAACTGAGAAGCCTCCAGCTGAGTTCTGTCTATCTCCAGATGGCAACTCGGAGGCCATCTCCATTGACATCCTTCAGAAAAAAG GGCTGGTAAAAGCTGTCAACACCGCTGTGGACCTTATTGTGGCCCATTTTGGCACGAGCCGGGATCCTGGCATCAAG GCAAAGCTGGGCAACAGTTCTGTGAGCCCCAATGTCGGCCACCTGGTTCTGAAGTACTTGTGCCCTGCAGTCCAGGCCGTGCTAGAGGATGGGCTCAAGGCCTTCGTGCTGGATGTGATTATTGGCCAACGTAAAAACATGCCTTGGAGTGTGGTCGAGGCTTCCACACAGCTAG GCCCATCCACCAAGGTCTTGCACGGCCTCTACAACAAAGTCAGCCAGTTCCCGGAACTCACCAGTCATACTATGCGCTTCAACGCCTTCATCCTGGGCCTCCTCAA CATCCGGTCCCTGGAGTTCTGGTTTAATCACCTGTACAACCATGAAG aTATCATCCAGACCCACTACCAGCCCTGGGGCTTCCTGCGGGCCGCGCACACGGTGTGCCCTGGCCTCTTTGAGGAGCTGCTCTTGTTGCTGCAGCCCTTAGCCCTGCTGCCCTTCAGCCTGGACGTGCTATTCCAGCACCGGCTGCTGCAGAGTGggcggcagcagcggcagcacAAGGAACTGCTGCGGGTGTCCCAGGACCTGCTGCTCTCTGCGCACTCAACACTGCAGTTGGCCAGGGCCCGGGGCCAGGAGGGCCCCGGAGACATGGACAGGGTGGCTCCTGGGGAGCGGGTGAAGGGAGTGGGTGCCTCAGAAGGtggagaagaggatgaggaagacgCGGAAGAGGTGGCTGTGGTGGCGGGGAGCTCGGATCACGGCAAGTGGGCCCGAGGGGGTCAGGCTGGCTGGTGGTACCAGCTCATGCAGAGCTCCCAGGTCTACATCGACGGCACTGCTGAGGGCTCCAGGTTCCCTCGCAGCGGCAGCGGTGAGAAGAAGAAAGGTGTTGGCAGTGGGGGGCTGTCCCAGGCTCCACTCCCTCCGCCTCGGGAAGGTGTAGTAGAGGGGGCAGAGGcctgccctgcccctgaggaAGCCCTTGGCCAAGAAAGGGGCTGGCCTTTCTGGATGGGGAGCCCCCCTGACTCTGTACTAGCTGAGCTGAGGCGTAGTCGCGAGAGGGAAGGGCCTGTTGCCCCaccaacagaaaatgaggaagggACCGCAGAGCCTTCACCTGGGGGCATCAAGTGGGGACATCTCTTTGGTTCTCGAAAAGCTCAGCGGGAAGCCCGGCCCACAAACAG GCTGCCTTCAGACTGGCTGAGCCTGGACAAGTCTGTGTTCCAGCTAGTAGCACAGACAATGGGGGCCCGTCGGGAGCCAGAGCCCAGAGAGAACCTGCAAGAGTCACACCCTCCAGCCGTGCCCTCCAAACCTCCGTG TGAGGTGCAGGCACTGTGCCACCATCTGGCTACAGGCCCTGGACAACTGAGCTTCCACAAAGGAGATATCCTACGGGTGCTGGGACCAGCTGGAGGAGACTGGCTGCGATGCAGCCGTGGCCCTGACACTGGCTTGGTACCTCTGGCCTATGTGACATTGACCCCAACTCCAAGTTCACCTACTAGGAGCAGCCAAAACtga
- the Cimip2b gene encoding ciliary microtubule inner protein 2B isoform X2 yields the protein MATVNTSIPGLSPESLHYIPGYTGHCPLLRFSMGQTYGQVTGQLLRGPPGLAWPPAHRTLLPPIVSPRSPVISRRRLPPRLGHERLGSSIIPGYTGFIPQAQFIFAKNRNQVWAEAMSDFTQRRGEQESPELPEEAKGEKEVEKDQGPEAEEPQLKQKTAQASPYSMDDTDPQKFFMSGFTGYVPRARFLFGSSFPVLTSQALQEFGQTRSPGRAQKDPKPLSPLPRPNFQNLGLLPHYGGYVPGSLPLRGSRGAVGPAVLPCYILT from the exons ATGGCTACGGTCAACACTTCCATCCCAGGGCTCAGCCCTGAGAGTCTGCATTATATTCCAGG GTACACCGGGCACTGCCCGCTACTTCGGTTCAGCATGGGCCAGACCTATGGGCAGGTGACTGGTCAGCTACTCCGAGGCCCTCCTGGTCTAGCCTGGCCTCCTGCTCACCGCACACTTCTGCCTCCCATCGTGTCTCCAAGATCTCCTGTGATCTCCAGGAGGAGACTGCCTCCCAGGCTTGGGCATGAAAGGCTCGGCTCCAGCATAATCCCTGGGTATACAG GTTTTATACCACAGGCACAGTTCATTTTTGCCAAGAACCGCAACCAGGTTTGGGCTGAAGCTATGAGTGATTTCACACAAAGGCGCGGGGAACAGGAGAGTCCTGAACTGCCAGAGGAAgccaagggagagaaagaggtggagaaAGACCAAGGGCCGGAGGCAGAGGAGCcgcagctgaagcagaagacagcACAA GCTTCCCCCTACTCCATGGATGATACTGATCCCCAGAAGTTCTTCATGTCAG gcttcACTGGCTATGTGCCCCGTGCCCGCTTCCTCTTTGGCTCCAGCTTCCCTGTGCTCACCAGCCAGGCACTGCAGGAATTTGGGCAGACGCGCTCACCGGGCAGGGCGCAGAAGGACCCCAAGCCTCTTTCCCCACTTCCCAGGCCCAACTTTCAGAATCTGGGTCTTCTACCTCACTATGGAGGCTACGTGCCAG gCAGCCTGCCCCTGAGAGGAAGCAGAGGTGCGGTGGGGCCGGCTGTCTTGCCATGCTATATACTCACTTGA
- the Cimip2b gene encoding ciliary microtubule inner protein 2B isoform X3, with amino-acid sequence MSDFTQRRGEQESPELPEEAKGEKEVEKDQGPEAEEPQLKQKTAQASPYSMDDTDPQKFFMSGFTGYVPRARFLFGSSFPVLTSQALQEFGQTRSPGRAQKDPKPLSPLPRPNFQNLGLLPHYGGYVPGYKFQFGGTFGNLTHDALGHSGTQKQLLA; translated from the exons ATGAGTGATTTCACACAAAGGCGCGGGGAACAGGAGAGTCCTGAACTGCCAGAGGAAgccaagggagagaaagaggtggagaaAGACCAAGGGCCGGAGGCAGAGGAGCcgcagctgaagcagaagacagcACAA GCTTCCCCCTACTCCATGGATGATACTGATCCCCAGAAGTTCTTCATGTCAG gcttcACTGGCTATGTGCCCCGTGCCCGCTTCCTCTTTGGCTCCAGCTTCCCTGTGCTCACCAGCCAGGCACTGCAGGAATTTGGGCAGACGCGCTCACCGGGCAGGGCGCAGAAGGACCCCAAGCCTCTTTCCCCACTTCCCAGGCCCAACTTTCAGAATCTGGGTCTTCTACCTCACTATGGAGGCTACGTGCCAG GGTATAAGTTCCAGTTTGGCGGTACATTTGGGAATCTCACCCATGATGCCCTGGGCCACAGTGGTACTCAGAAACAGCTCCTGGCCTAA
- the Tesk1 gene encoding dual specificity testis-specific protein kinase 1, with protein sequence MAGERPPLRGPGPGEAPGEGPGGAGGGPGRGRPSSYRALRSAVSSLARVDDFDCAEKIGAGFFSEVYKVRHRQSGQVMVLKMNKLPSNRSNTLREVQLMNRLRHPNILRFMGVCVHQGQLHALTEYMNGGTLEQLLSSPEPLSWPVRLHLALDIAQGLRYLHAKGVFHRDLTSKNCLVRREDRGFTAVVGDFGLAEKIPVYREGSRKEPLAVVGSPYWMAPEVLRGELYDEKADVFAFGIVLCELIARVPADPDYLPRTEDFGLDVPAFRTLVGNDCPLPFLLLAIHCCSMEPSTRAPFTEITQHLEQILEQLTEPTPLAKTPLAKAPLTYNQGSVPRGGPSATLPRPDPRLSRSRSDLFLPPSPESPPSWGDNLTRVNPFSLREDLRGGKIKLLDTPCKPATPLPLVPPSPLTSTQLPLVTTPDTLVQPETPVRRCRSLPSSPELPRRMETALPGPGPSPMGPPTEERMDCEGSSPEPEPPGPAPQLPLAVATDNFISTCSSASQPWSPRSGPSLNNNPPAVVVNSPQGWAREPWNRAQHSLPRAAALERTEPSPPPPAAREQEEGLPCPGCCLSPFSFGFLSMCPRPTPAVARYRNLNCEAGSLLCHRGHHAKPPTPSLQLPGARS encoded by the exons ATGGCCGGGGAACGGCCACCGCTCCGGGGCCCCGGGCCCGGAGAGGCTCCGGGGGAGGGGCCGGGGGGCGCAGGCGGAGGCCCGGGCCGGGGCCGGCCCTCCTCCTACCGGGCCCTCCGCAGCGCCGTGTCCAGCCTGGCGCGTGTGGACGATTTCGACTGCGCAGAGAAGATCGGGGCCGGTTTCTTCTCCGAGGTCTACAAG GTTCGGCACCGACAGTCGGGACAAGTCATGGTGCTGAAGATGAACAAGCTCCCCAGTAACCGGAGCAACACGCTAAGGGAGGTGCAGCTGATGAACCGGCTCCGGCACCCTAACATCCTCAG GTTCATGGGGGTCTGTGTGCACCAAGGGCAGCTGCACGCGCTTACAGAG TATATGAATGGGGGCACCCTGGAACAGCTGCTCAGTTCCCCAGAACCCCTCTCCTGGCCGGTCAGGCTCCACCTAGCACTGGACATTGCACAGGGCCTACGGTACCTGCACGCCAAAGGTGTGTTCCACCGAGACCTTACATCCAAG aactgTCTGGTCCGAAGGGAAGACCGGGGCTTCACAGCTGTGGTGGGTGACTTCGGACTGGCTGAGAAGATTCCTGTGTATAG GGAAGGGTCAAGGAAGGAGCCATTGGCTGTGGTGGGCTCCCCGTACTGGATGGCTCCAGAGGTGTTGCGGGGAGAACTATATGATGAGAAG GCCGATGTCTTCGCCTTCGGGATTGTCCTCTGTGAGCTCATTGCCCGAGTGCCTGCAGACCCTGACTACCTACCCCGAACCGAG GACTTTGGCCTGGATGTGCCTGCTTTTCGAACTCTGGTGGGAAATGACTGTCCGCTACCTTTCCTGCTTCTGGCCATCCACTGCTGCAGC ATGGAACCCAGTACCCGAGCCCCTTTTACTGAGATTACCCAGCACCTGGAACAGATCCTGGAGCAGCTCACCGAGCCCACACCCCTCGCCAAGACGCCCCTCGCCAAGGCTCCCTTGACATACAATCAGG GGTCTGTTCCAAGAGGAGGTCCCTCCGCCACGCTTCCCAGGCCAGACCCCCGGCTCTCCCGAAGCCGGTCAGACCTCTTCCTGCCACCTTCACCAGAATCACCCCCCAGCTGGGGGGACAATCTAACCCGAGTCAACCCTTTCTCACTGCGGGAAGACCTCAGGGGCGGCAAGATCAAGCTCTTGGACACACCCTGCAAGCCGGCCACTCCACTGCCCCTGGTTCCACCATCACCACTGACCTCTACCCAGCTGCCCTTGGTGACCACTCCAGACACCCTGGTCCAGCCTGAGACCCCTGTCCGCCGCTGTCGCTCACTACCTTCATCCCCTGAGCTCCCCCGACGGATGGAGACTGCACTGCCAGGTCCTGGCCCTTCCCCCATGGGCCCCCCAACTGAGGAGAGGATGGATTGTGAGGGCAGCAGCCCCGAGCCAGAGCCCCCAGGGCCGGCTCCCCAGCTGCCTCTGGCTGTGGCCACTGACAACTTCATCAGTACCTGTTCCTCAGCCTCTCAGCCCTGGTCTCCAAGATCAGGCCCTTCCCTCAATAATAATCCCCCTGCTGTGGTGGTGAATTCCCCACAAGGCTGGGCTAGGGAGCCCTGGAACCGGGCACAGCACAGCCTTCCCCGGGCAGCGGCCCTGGAGAGGACAGAACCCTCACCACCCCCGCCAGCTGCCcgggagcaggaggaggggctgCCCTGCCCTGGCTGCTGCCTCAGCCCCTTCAGCTTTGGTTTCCTATCCATGTGCCCCCGCCCTACCCCAGCTGTTGCCCGCTACCGCAACTTGAACTGTGAAGCGGGCAGTCTTCTCTGCCACCGAGGGCATCACGCCAAGCCACCCACACCCAGCCTGCAGCTGCCTGGGGCACGCTCTTAG
- the Cimip2b gene encoding ciliary microtubule inner protein 2B isoform X1: MATVNTSIPGLSPESLHYIPGYTGHCPLLRFSMGQTYGQVTGQLLRGPPGLAWPPAHRTLLPPIVSPRSPVISRRRLPPRLGHERLGSSIIPGYTGFIPQAQFIFAKNRNQVWAEAMSDFTQRRGEQESPELPEEAKGEKEVEKDQGPEAEEPQLKQKTAQASPYSMDDTDPQKFFMSGFTGYVPRARFLFGSSFPVLTSQALQEFGQTRSPGRAQKDPKPLSPLPRPNFQNLGLLPHYGGYVPGYKFQFGGTFGNLTHDALGHSGTQKQLLA, translated from the exons ATGGCTACGGTCAACACTTCCATCCCAGGGCTCAGCCCTGAGAGTCTGCATTATATTCCAGG GTACACCGGGCACTGCCCGCTACTTCGGTTCAGCATGGGCCAGACCTATGGGCAGGTGACTGGTCAGCTACTCCGAGGCCCTCCTGGTCTAGCCTGGCCTCCTGCTCACCGCACACTTCTGCCTCCCATCGTGTCTCCAAGATCTCCTGTGATCTCCAGGAGGAGACTGCCTCCCAGGCTTGGGCATGAAAGGCTCGGCTCCAGCATAATCCCTGGGTATACAG GTTTTATACCACAGGCACAGTTCATTTTTGCCAAGAACCGCAACCAGGTTTGGGCTGAAGCTATGAGTGATTTCACACAAAGGCGCGGGGAACAGGAGAGTCCTGAACTGCCAGAGGAAgccaagggagagaaagaggtggagaaAGACCAAGGGCCGGAGGCAGAGGAGCcgcagctgaagcagaagacagcACAA GCTTCCCCCTACTCCATGGATGATACTGATCCCCAGAAGTTCTTCATGTCAG gcttcACTGGCTATGTGCCCCGTGCCCGCTTCCTCTTTGGCTCCAGCTTCCCTGTGCTCACCAGCCAGGCACTGCAGGAATTTGGGCAGACGCGCTCACCGGGCAGGGCGCAGAAGGACCCCAAGCCTCTTTCCCCACTTCCCAGGCCCAACTTTCAGAATCTGGGTCTTCTACCTCACTATGGAGGCTACGTGCCAG GGTATAAGTTCCAGTTTGGCGGTACATTTGGGAATCTCACCCATGATGCCCTGGGCCACAGTGGTACTCAGAAACAGCTCCTGGCCTAA
- the Rusc2 gene encoding AP-4 complex accessory subunit RUSC2 isoform X1, which yields MPLLELSRMDSPPKLTGETLIVHHIPLVHCQVPDRQCCGGAGGGGGGTRANPFCPPELGLTQPDQDLGQADSLLYSSLHSASGAPTRSSDSVKTRSRDGRGPGAPKRHNPFLVQEGVGETGLGDLHDGSTGDSITQKSFHLHSTSQPFHLSSFQLPPSGPGQGRPWGATRSRPGVVEGQEQDPATTLGTQCSTNHCCRPELEAETMELDECGGHGGSGSGGGASDTSGFSFEQEWKLSSDESPRHPGRSGSGAQRCHCSSTSSQSEAADQSMGYVSDSSCNSSDGVLVTFSTLYNKMHGSSRANLNSVPQSCSDSSFCSHADPGAFYLDLQPSPAESRMSCESHHPENGDREEGCGCPHASSPELDANCNAYRPHCEPCPAVADLTACFQSQARLVVATQNYYKLVTCDLSSQSSPSPAGSSITSCSEEHTKISPPPGPGSDPDPSQPSEYYLFQKPDIQPEEQETVGSSTEAATAMGPTVLEGQVYTNTSPPNLSTGRQRSRSYDRSLDRSPTMRLGSLERMLSCPVRLSEGPAALAGPASPPRRVTSFAELAKGRKKAAGSGSPPLRVSVGESSQEFSPIQEAQQDRAGPSEEGSRCSHSLPSMPLGPSLDLLGPEPWSTQVCQGSQSSEMPLPSLRAAGQGPLAQLMDPGPALPGSPANSHTQRDARARADGGGTESRPVLRYSKEQRPTTLPIQPFVFQHHFPKQLAKARALHSLSQLYSLSGCSRTQQPAPLVISTAQGPAPAPSGDPQAFTSQTTGRGARNAGPESETSRPSPLGSYSPVRSAGPFGSSTDSSASTSCSPPPEQATAAESLPPWSHTCPPTVRPATSQHPLEDRKTPTLAEYRLHGTGSLPPLGSWRSGFTRAESLARGGGEGSMASRPNNANHLSPQALKWREYRRKNPLGPPGLSGSLDRRSQEARLARRNPIFEFPGSFGTTSHLNCRLNGQIAKPLSLTCPDLQDPFSLTEKPPAEFCLSPDGNSEAISIDILQKKGLVKAVNTAVDLIVAHFGTSRDPGIKAKLGNSSVSPNVGHLVLKYLCPAVQAVLEDGLKAFVLDVIIGQRKNMPWSVVEASTQLGPSTKVLHGLYNKVSQFPELTSHTMRFNAFILGLLNIRSLEFWFNHLYNHEDIIQTHYQPWGFLRAAHTVCPGLFEELLLLLQPLALLPFSLDVLFQHRLLQSGRQQRQHKELLRVSQDLLLSAHSTLQLARARGQEGPGDMDRVAPGERVKGVGASEGGEEDEEDAEEVAVVAGSSDHGKWARGGQAGWWYQLMQSSQVYIDGTAEGSRFPRSGSGEKKKGVGSGGLSQAPLPPPREGVVEGAEACPAPEEALGQERGWPFWMGSPPDSVLAELRRSREREGPVAPPTENEEGTAEPSPGGIKWGHLFGSRKAQREARPTNRLPSDWLSLDKSVFQLVAQTMGARREPEPRENLQESHPPAVPSKPPCEVQALCHHLATGPGQLSFHKGDILRVLGPAGGDWLRCSRGPDTGLVPLAYVTLTPTPSSPTRSSQN from the exons ATGCCCTTGTTGGAACTTTCCAGAATGGATAGCCCCCCTAAGCTGACTGGAGAGACCCTCATCGTCCACCATATCCCCTTAGTGCACTGCCAAGTCCCAGACAGGCAGTGCTGCGGGGGTGCAGGTGGAGGCGGTGGGGGCACAAGAGCCAATCCCTTCTGTCCCCCGGAATTGGGCCTCACTCAGCCTGACCAAGACCTAGGCCAAGCTGACTCCCTTCTGTACAGCAGCCTGCACTCAGCGTCAGGGGCACCTACTCGGTCTTCAGACAGCGTCAAGACTAGGAGTCGGGATGGACGAGGCCCTGGAGCTCCCAAACGGCACAATCCCTTCTTGGTGCAGGAAGGTGTGGGTGAGACAGGACTCGGTGACCTGCATGATGGCAGCACTGGTGACAGTATCACTCAGAAGTCCTTCCACCTGCACAGCACCAGCCAGCCCTTCCATCTGTCTTCTTTCCAGCTGccaccatctggccccggacaggGCAGGCCGTGGGGTGCAACACGCAGTCGGCCTGGAGTGGTGGAGGGACAGGAACAGGACCCAGCGACAACCTTGGGGACCCAGTGCAGCACCAACCACTGCTGCCGGCCAGAGCTGGAAGCCGAGACAATGGAGCTGGACGAGTGTGGGGGACACGGGGGCAGTGGCAGTGGAGGAGGGGCCAGCGATACCTCTGGCTTCTCCTTTGAACAAGAGTGGAAACTCAGTTCCGACGAATCCCCAAGACACCCTGGACGCTCCGGTTCAGGGGCCCAGCGCTGCCACTGCAGTAGCACCTCCAGTCAGTCGGAGGCAGCTGACCAGTCCATGGGCTACGTCAGTGACTCCTCCTGTAACAGCTCCGACGGCGTGCTAGTCACGTTCAGCACCCTCTACAATAAGATGCACGGCAGCTCCCGTGCCAACCTCAACTCTGTCCCTCAGTCCTGCAGCGACTCTTCCTTCTGCAGCCACGCAGACCCTGGAGCCTTCTACCTGGACCTGCAACCCTCCCCGGCTGAGTCGAGAATGTCTTGTGAGTCCCACCACCCTGAGAACGGAGACAGGGAAGAGGGCTGTGGATGCCCTCATGCCTCATCCCCCGAGCTCGATGCCAACTGCAACGCCTACCGCCCACACTGTGAGCCCTGCCCAGCTGTGGCTGACCTCACAGCCTGCTTCCAAAGCCAGGCCCGCCTTGTAGTGGCCACACAGAATTACTATAAACTTGTCACCTGTGACCTGTCCTCGCAATCCTCCCCGAGCCCAGCTGGCTCGTCCATCACCAGTTGCTCTGAAGAACACACCAAGATAAGTCCTCCACCAGGCCCCGGCTCAGACCCAGACCCCAGCCAGCCCTCCGAGTATTACCTCTTCCAGAAGCCAGACATCCAGCCAGAGGAACAAGAAACTGTAGGTTCCTCAACAGAAGCAGCAACCGCCATGGGCCCCACTGTACTTGAAGGGCAGGTGTACACAAATACTTCCCCCCCCAACCTCAGCACTGGCCGGCAGCGCTCCCGAAGCTATGATCGAAGTCTGGACCGCAGCCCCACTATGCGCTTGGGCTCACTGGAGCGCATGCTGAGTTGCCCAGTACGCTTAAGCGAGGGTCCTGCAGCCCTAGCTGGGCCTGCTTCCCCACCCAGGAGAGTTACCTCTTTTGCTGAGTTGGCCAAAGGCCGGAAGAAAGCTGCAGGCTCTGGGTCCCCACCACTTAGAGTGAGCGTTGGAGAGTCTTCCCAGGAGTTCTCACCCATCCAAGAAGCCCAACAAGACAGGGCAGGGCCATCTGAGGAGGGCTCGCGATGTAGCCATAGCCTGCCGTCCATGCCCTTGGGGCCAAGCCTGGACCTCCTTGGCCCAGAACCCTGGTCCACCCAGGTTTGCCAGGGTTCCCAGTCCAGTGAGATGCCACTTCCTAGCCTCAGAGCTGCTGGGCAGGGACCCTTGGCCCAGCTAATGGATCCTGGGCCTGCTCTCCCAGGGAGCCCAGCCAACAGCCATACCCAGAGGGATGCAAGAGCCAGAGCCGACG GGGGTGGCACTGAAAGCCGACCTGTCCTTCGCTACAGCAAGGAACAGAGGCCGACCACCCTACCTATCCAGCCGTTCGTGTTCCAGCATCACTTCCCCAAGCAGCTGGCCAAGGCCCGGGCCCTCCACAGCCTTTCCCAGCTCTACAGCCTCTCAGGCTGCAGCCGCACACAGCAGCCTGCTCCACTGGTTATCTCTACTGCTCAAGGCCCAGCCCCAGCTCCCTCAGGAGATCCACAGGCGTTCACATCCCAGACCACTGGCCGAGGCGCCAGAAACGCTGGACCTGAATCAGAGACCTCAAGGCCTTCACCCCTGGGAAGCTACTCCCCAGTCCGGAGTGCTGGCCCCTTTGGGTCTAGCACTGACtcatctgcttctacctcctgctcCCCACCTCCAGAGCAGGCCACAGCAGCAGAAAGTCTGCCACCATGGAGCCACACCTGTCCTCCCACTGTGCGGCCTGCCACCTCCCAGCATCCACTGGAGGACCGGAAGACTCCGACCTTGGCTGAGTACAGGCTTCATGGCACAGGAAGCTTGCCACCTCTGGGCTCCTGGAGATCTGGCTTCACCCGGGCAGAGAGTCTGGCTCGAGGAGGTGGCGAGGGCAGCATGGCCTCCAGGCCCAACAATG ccAACCACCTATCCCCTCAAGCCCTCAAGTGGCGGGAATACAGGAGGAAGAACCCATTAGGGCCACCCGGTTTGTCAGGAAGCCTAGATCGAAGGTCACAGGAAGCTCGGCTGGCCCGCAGGAACCCCATCTTTGAGTTCCCCGGTTCTTTTGGCACAACCAGCCATCTGAACTGCCGGCTGAATG gtCAGATTGCAAAGCCATTGTCATTGACCTGCCCTGACCTGCAGGACCCCTTCTCCTTAACTGAGAAGCCTCCAGCTGAGTTCTGTCTATCTCCAGATGGCAACTCGGAGGCCATCTCCATTGACATCCTTCAGAAAAAAG GGCTGGTAAAAGCTGTCAACACCGCTGTGGACCTTATTGTGGCCCATTTTGGCACGAGCCGGGATCCTGGCATCAAG GCAAAGCTGGGCAACAGTTCTGTGAGCCCCAATGTCGGCCACCTGGTTCTGAAGTACTTGTGCCCTGCAGTCCAGGCCGTGCTAGAGGATGGGCTCAAGGCCTTCGTGCTGGATGTGATTATTGGCCAACGTAAAAACATGCCTTGGAGTGTGGTCGAGGCTTCCACACAGCTAG GCCCATCCACCAAGGTCTTGCACGGCCTCTACAACAAAGTCAGCCAGTTCCCGGAACTCACCAGTCATACTATGCGCTTCAACGCCTTCATCCTGGGCCTCCTCAA CATCCGGTCCCTGGAGTTCTGGTTTAATCACCTGTACAACCATGAAG aTATCATCCAGACCCACTACCAGCCCTGGGGCTTCCTGCGGGCCGCGCACACGGTGTGCCCTGGCCTCTTTGAGGAGCTGCTCTTGTTGCTGCAGCCCTTAGCCCTGCTGCCCTTCAGCCTGGACGTGCTATTCCAGCACCGGCTGCTGCAGAGTGggcggcagcagcggcagcacAAGGAACTGCTGCGGGTGTCCCAGGACCTGCTGCTCTCTGCGCACTCAACACTGCAGTTGGCCAGGGCCCGGGGCCAGGAGGGCCCCGGAGACATGGACAGGGTGGCTCCTGGGGAGCGGGTGAAGGGAGTGGGTGCCTCAGAAGGtggagaagaggatgaggaagacgCGGAAGAGGTGGCTGTGGTGGCGGGGAGCTCGGATCACGGCAAGTGGGCCCGAGGGGGTCAGGCTGGCTGGTGGTACCAGCTCATGCAGAGCTCCCAGGTCTACATCGACGGCACTGCTGAGGGCTCCAGGTTCCCTCGCAGCGGCAGCGGTGAGAAGAAGAAAGGTGTTGGCAGTGGGGGGCTGTCCCAGGCTCCACTCCCTCCGCCTCGGGAAGGTGTAGTAGAGGGGGCAGAGGcctgccctgcccctgaggaAGCCCTTGGCCAAGAAAGGGGCTGGCCTTTCTGGATGGGGAGCCCCCCTGACTCTGTACTAGCTGAGCTGAGGCGTAGTCGCGAGAGGGAAGGGCCTGTTGCCCCaccaacagaaaatgaggaagggACCGCAGAGCCTTCACCTGGGGGCATCAAGTGGGGACATCTCTTTGGTTCTCGAAAAGCTCAGCGGGAAGCCCGGCCCACAAACAG GCTGCCTTCAGACTGGCTGAGCCTGGACAAGTCTGTGTTCCAGCTAGTAGCACAGACAATGGGGGCCCGTCGGGAGCCAGAGCCCAGAGAGAACCTGCAAGAGTCACACCCTCCAGCCGTGCCCTCCAAACCTCCGTG TGAGGTGCAGGCACTGTGCCACCATCTGGCTACAGGCCCTGGACAACTGAGCTTCCACAAAGGAGATATCCTACGGGTGCTGGGACCAGCTGGAGGAGACTGGCTGCGATGCAGCCGTGGCCCTGACACTGGCTTGGTACCTCTGGCCTATGTGACATTGACCCCAACTCCAAGTTCACCTACTAGGAGCAGCCAAAACtga